A stretch of DNA from Halorubrum sp. BOL3-1:
CTCCGCGAAGGCCGCCCGCCGGTGATCGTCGAGGTCGACGCCCGCGGGAAGGCCTCGAAGGTCGGCGTCCGGGACCTCGTCGGGGACGAACGGACGGTCGCCCCGGTCGACCAACGACGAGATGACCGCAGACTCCTTGCCCTGCCGGATTCGGACCTCCTCGTCGCCCTCGCGCCGGAGTCGTCCACCGTCGCGACCGCCGGGTTCGACACGGCCCGGCTCCCGCCCGGCGATGCGGACGATACGGTGGTCGTCGCCGGCGGCCGCGCCGAGACGCCACCGCCCCACGAGGTGCCGGGGGTCTCAGAGTTGAAGCGGGCGAGAGCCGCACTCCTCGGCGCGTAGCGCGCTCGGTCTTTTCGATGTGAGGTCTCGGACACGTTCCGGAGCGACGCCGACAGCGGTCGCTCAGTGGTCGAGTCGGATAAAGAAAACCGCGTGTGGGGTCGGCCCGCGAGGGCCGATGGTTAGGAGCTGCGAGTCGCGTCCGAAGCAGCGACGTTAGTCGTTGCGGCGGGTCGCGAGCAGCGCAGCGGCGATGAGGGCGACGAGAGCGACGAGCGCACCGAAGCCGGGCGTTCCGTCGTCGGTGGAGTCGTCGCCGCCGTCGGAGCCGTCGGAGCCGTCGTCACCGTCGGATCCGTCGTCACCGTCAGATCCGTCGTCACCGTCGGAGCCGTCGTCACCGTCGGAGCCGTCGTCGCCGTCAGAGCCGTCGTCACCGTCGGAGCCGTCCGCGGCTTCGATGGTGAGCGTGCCCGTGGCCTCGCCGTCGTCGGTCGCGACGCCGTGCGTGTAATCGCCGGCGTCGAGACCGGACGTGTCGGCCGTGAACTCGACAGTCTGGGTGTCACCGCTTGCGAGGGTGACTTCAGTCGTGTCGAGTTCGTCGCCGTCGAGCGTGAGCGCGACGGTCTGCGTGCCTTCCGCGTCGCCAGTGTTCTCGATCGTGGCCGAAACCGTGACCGAGTCACCAGCCGTCGCGGTGGCTTCCGCGGGCTCAAGCTCGGAGACCTCGAAGGTCGCCGTGCTGTCGTCGACCGATTCGACCACGACGCCGTCAACGGCGTCCTGATCGTCGAAGGCAGCCTGGCGGAACGACGCCTCGAAGGTGTCGTCCGCGGCCTGGGCGCTCAGGTCGAAGTTCGCTTCGAACGTACCATCCTCGGCAACGCTCACATCTTCGGCCGTGAGCGTGAACCGCGGCGTGGTGTCGTCAGTCGAGCGCAGGCGGACAGAGAACTCCGAGGTCGGCGCGACGTTAGCCGTGCCAGTCACCGTGGAGCCGTTCTCCGCAGCCGCCTCGATGATGTCGTCCGAATTCGTGTCGAACTCGGCCTCAGCCTGCGCGACGTCGAACGTACCGTTCGCCGTCTCGTAGGCATCTTCGAGTTCGGCACTGTCTGCGAAGGCGTCACTAGTTCCGCGCAGGAGGCGCTGGTCCTGAACGGTCAGTTCGACCGTGAACTCGTCGCCGTCCGCGAAGGCACTGACGTCGTCAGAATCGAGCAGGATGTAGTAGTTGCTCGTGGACTCGTCGTAGACGACCGTGAACGCGTCCTCGAACTGGTCCTGCGTCAACTCAGCGCCAACGTCGACCGTCTTCGGGTCGGCGTTGCGACCGGGGTCCTCCTCGGTCAGCACTAAGCTCGACGCGTTGTCGTCGTTAGTGGTCGAGGAGAGACCGTTGTTGTTGCTGGTCGAGAGCAGGTTGTAGAGCTGCGTAGTCGCGCTGTCATCGTCGGCGCTCACATCGGCGAGCACGCCCTCAAGGCCGTCCGCAGTGACCTGGTGGACGAGCACGTCGCTGCTGTCGCCGTCGGTATCGAGCGCGATGGAGTCAGTCTGGGTGACAGCGCCGTTCTCGACGGCGTCGTTGACAGCCTCGACGGCGTCAACGTCGTCGTCGTCAAGCGCGTCACTCAGGTCTTCCTGAGCTGCGGGGCTGGTCCGCCACAGGACCATCTCCGCAGGCGTGCGCTCTTCGATGAGGAGACCCGCAACGTCGTCCTCGTTCTCGAAGGCGTCAACCGCGTTATCCTCGTTCGCAGCCACGATGACCTCGTACTCGCCCGTGTCAAGGAGACCATCCAGATTGTCTTGGATGTCGTCGCCCTGATTCTGGAGCGTGGCGTCATCGTCGTCGCTCACAGCTTCGACGATCGTGACACCAGTCTCACCAGCCTGGTACGTATTGAACCGGATGGTGACTTCACCGTCGGCGTCGTCAGCGTCGTCGACACCGTCGGTGACCGAGATGTTCGCCTGGTAGTTGTCGTCCTCGGCGTTGCCGACGACGACGTACCCGTCCTGCGTGTTGTCGAGGTTGACGGTGATCTCCGCAACGTCACCCTGCGTGACCGTAGTGGTGCCGTCCGCGAAGCTGACCTCACCGTCCTGCTCTTCGATGACTTCGAACTCGCTACTCTCGGCGGTGATGCCGGAGGCGTCGTCCGTCACTTCGACTGTGTACGTGTCCGTGTCCGAATCGTTACCGAAGTCGAAGTCGTAGTCACCGTTCGAGTCGATGGCAACATCGTCGATGGTCTCGACCGAGTCGCCATCGGAGTCGAGGAGGTCGACCGTGATGTCACGGTTGATCGAGTCGGAGGTAATCGTGCCGGTCACGTCCTCGTCAGCCTCGAACTCCTCTTCGTCGACGGAAGCGTTCAGGCCGAGGTCCTCAACGTTGAGAACGACCTCGTTGCCGAACTCGTCACTCGTAACGTTGTACTCGCCGAATGCGAGGTCTTCAGTATCGAAGACGTAGACCTCACTGGCAGCACCAGTACCACGGGTTCGGCTCACGCCCGGCCCGTCGATGTCGAATGAGTCGTCGACATCGCCTTCAAGCGCGACAAGTTCGCCCTCAAAGGAATCGAATTCGGCACCGGCATCAGCGGCAGTGTTGATCGACGACGGCGCGTACGTCACGCTGTAGTCGTCGTCAACGAGCGTGTTACCGGCAGCGTCCGTCACGCCACCCTCGATGGAGACGTTCTGGACGGTCGGGAATTCATCCGTCGTGTTGACCACAAGACGGTTGTTGTTGACCGTGATGGTGTCACCAGCAGACGTATCGAAGAGTTCTGTGGTGCCGTCTTCCAGTCCAGCCTCAACTGAGATTGGGGTGGAATAGCCGATGTTCTCGTCGAACGCAACTTCGAGAAGCGCGTTACCGCTGGAGTCGACGTAGTGGGTGGCTTTGCGCGGGGCCTCGTCACCCGTGTCGTCAACGGTAAGGGCAAGGCTCGTCTGAGCCGTGGTGAAGCTAATGTTCTGGTCAGCTTCAACAGTTAGGTCACCCTCGGCAGCCGCACCGCCGTCGAATCCTGCGCTCAGATCGACAGTCTCAGAGAAGCTCGTGGTCCCTGAGGAAAGGGAGCCGTTAACTTCCTTCGAGTTGCCGCTGGCATCGGTCAGCTGGACCGCATAGTCCGCGGCATCATCTACTGTACCTTCGATTGTCACCGATTCAGATGACTGGAAGACCGTGTCACCTGAGCCGGTGGAAAGGCCACTCGCATCTGCTGCCGCCGGCGCTGCCGCAAAGCCGACTGCAACCATGGAGATGACCATGACCGCCGCGAAGAAGACCGCGTTGGCCTTTCCGCGATAGTTTGTGTCGTTTGTCATTGTTGTTGTGTTGTCTTATCTGCGTCGCGACACCCTGCTTTGCCCCAGTCTCGATCGCCCGTTCGTCATCGACCTACACTGCGTCGAGGGCGCGACCGGACTCGACCGGGATTACTCGCGTCGGCGTCGCATTGTACCGGGTAGGGTCTGCGTCCGTAACAACTGTTGTCGAGTATAAATACTTTGTGTGGCCTCCCGAGGTGTGTGAACGCCACACACAGTCCGTAGCGGGCGTCAGACGGTCGTTTTCAGAATTGAGAGAAACAGATGCGTACGGCCGTTTCGCGGTAGATCGTGATTGGCTCCGCGTAGGCCGTGCGACCGGAACATCTACGTGCGCGCTGCGGCGAACATGAGTCAGGGTTCGGACCCTCTCAGGCGACTGGGTGCTGTTTTTCAGGGTAGGGACCTGCCCAGTCGTCTGCGTTCCCCGCAGTATCACGCCCCGGAGAGCGATGTCTACGCGTCCGCGTCGTCGAACGCCGCCGCAGCTCACTCCTCCGCCTCGCCCCGCGAGCCGAAGCGGCGCTGATACGTGGCGAGTCCGTACTCGCCCTCGCGAGCGACGTCCGTCGAGGTCGGCCGCTCACCGAACTCGTCACGCGACCGACGGGGATCGGCGATGCGCTCGGCGTCCGTGGTCTTGTTTTGGTCCGGTGCGTCGAGGGCGGCCGCCGCCAGTGCGTCGGCCCGCGAGCCGAAGCGTCGGATGCACGTGCGATCATTGACGACCTCCGTCGTCGCGCGTCCCTTTCGAGGCGGGCGAGCGACCGAGTTCGTCGGCGAGCGCCCCTAGATCCGCGGCCGAATCATTCACGGACACGCGCGGGCTTGCGTTTCCGGGCGTCCGCTGCGCACCGTCTCAGGACTCCCGGACACCGAGTGGCGGCGTCACGTCGTCGACGGTCTCGACGAGCGCGGCCGTCCGCGAACCGAAGCGATTCGTGTCTGTCGCCGGCGCGCACGCGCCCCCGCGTCCGAGTCGGCTTGCGTCGGTGGGTGCCCGACTTCGTCGCGCGGGATCTCTTCGGGTGGTGATTGCGGGTCGGGACCGGCCCGCCCGACCGCGGCTCCCCACGAGCCGAAGCGGCGCGCGACGGTAGCGGGCGACAGGTCGGCGTACTCGTCGAACGTATTCTAATTCGATATCGCGCTATGTGATTTACTCCGCGCCGAACGCTCGAACGGTCTCGAACGAGCCGTCTGCGATAGCGGCGGCGATCCCGTCGGTGTCGGCGTCTCGGGGCACCTCGTGGGGATACTTCCGGGCGAAGTACCGCAGGAGGTTCTCGACGTCGCGTTCGAGGAACTCCCGGGCGTTCTCGTGGTCGGTCGGCACCGCCTGCGGCCAATCGAAGATCGTGATACCGCTTTCCGCGACCGCGACGTTGTGCTCGGAGATGTCCGCGTGGACCCACCCCAGCTCGTGGGTGGTCGCGAGTTCGCGGCAGATCAAGTCGAGGACGCCGACCGCCTGCTCGGGGTCGAGCGTCGCGCGCGACAGCTCGACGCCCGCGAACTTCGCCATCACGATGGCGTGCCGGTTGTGGTCCACCGGTCGCGGCACGCTCACGTCGGGGTACAGTTCCTCCATCGCCTCGTACTCGCGTTCGGCGGCCTTGCGCGCGGTGTAGAGCCACGAGACGTGATCGCGGTCGGCGGTGTACTCGCGCTCGCGGTTCACCTCGCGGAAGTTGGTGTACCCCTCGCGGTGGTACTTCAGGGCGAGCGGCCGGAACGACTGCGCCTCGTACACGTCACCCTCCTTGCCGAGTCCGAGAGGCGATCCCACGCCGTCTATCGTCTCGCGCTCGGCGAACGTCCGGAGCGCCAGGGCGTCGTACCCCTCGAAGGTGAGCTGGTACCCCTCGTACTGGATCGTCTTCCGTTCGATCAGCTCGCGGTCGAGACACCGGTCGATGCGGTAGTCGACCTCCTCGCGCGTCAGGTCGGCGTAGTCCGGGAGCTTGTCGCGGCGGACCCACTCCGAGAAGCGCATCCCCTGCTCGACGCCCGAGAGGAGATAGAAGTCCTCGGGGTCCAGCTCCGCCATGTCGCCGGCGACGTTTCGCACCATACGCCACCCTACTCCGGCGATTCCTAAAAGGGACGCGCGTTCGACGAGGCGACTAGTATAGCATATACCGCGATAACAAAATTTTTCGTGGCACTGACCCCGGTCGGAGGAGAGCGGTCTCAGACCGACCGTCCACCGGGAGTCGGTGAGAATCGAGGTTTCGAACGGCGGTGGAAACCGTACTGAGGCGGCGGAGTCGAACAGATCGACGCCTCGGAGTCGGCGTCACGACTCGTGGGAACACGGGCGGCCGGGGAGGGTCGGCGCGGAAGCGGTCGGTGCCGCGCTCGCCGGCACCGACGAGGCGGATCAGTCCCGGGCCGCAGAGACGGCTTCGACGACCGCCCGCGCGTTCGCCTCGATCGCGTCGAACGCGCCGTCGGAGACCGCCTCGGTGTCGACGATCGAACTGCCGACGCCGACCGCGACCGCGCCCGCTCGGACGTAATCAGCGGCGTTCGACGGGCCGACGCCGCCGGTCGGGACGAGCGGGATCTGCGGGAGCGGGCCGCCGATCGCCGCGACGTGGTCCGGGCCGCCGGTCTTCGCGGGGAAGATCTTCACCGCGTCGGCGCCGGCCTGGTAGGCTTCGAGCGCCTCGGTCGGAGTGTACGCGCCGACGACGACCGGCGTGCCGTAGCGGTTCGCCGTCCGGATCACGTCGGGGTTCACCGTCGGCGTCACGAGGAACTCCGCGCCCGCGAGCTGTGCCGCTCGCGCCGTCTCCGCGTCGAGGACGGTCCCGGCGCCGACCAGCGCGTCGTCGACGCGGTCCGATATCGCCTCGATCGACGACATCGCGTTCGGCGTGTCCGCGGTTACCTCCAGGGCCGTCACGCCGGCGTCGACGACGGCGTCCGCGACCGCCACCGCGTCGTCTCGGGCTACTCCGCGGAGGATCGCGATCACTCCGCCGTCGGTGATCCGGTCGAATCGATCGGTTCGCATGGTTGGTCCCTTCCCCGGAGGGGTAATAAATCGAGCCGTGTCGGGGACGCGCCGCGTCACAGCAGTTCGAGTTCGATCGTCTTCGCGGCGCTGGAGACGAGTCCGGCCGTGTCCTCCTCCAACCGTTTCCCCTGCATCTCGTCGGACGGGCCGGAGACGCTGACCGCGCCCACGGGGTCGCCGTCGACGACGATCGGAGAGGCGACACACTGCCAGTTCTCGTCGATCTCGCCGCGGTCGAACGCGATGTTCCGGTCCCTGATCGACCGGAGCTCGGAGCGGAGCGTCGCCGGGTCCGTCACGGTCCGTTCGGTCTTCCGGTCGAGTCCGTGGCGGGAGACGTACTCGTCGACCCGTTCTCGCGGTCGGAACGCCAGGATCGCCTTGCCCGCGGCGGCGGCGTGGAGGCGAACGCCGTCACCGACCGGAACGGGGTGGTCTCGGGCACCGATTCGGTGGAGGTAGACGGCCTCGGCGTCCTCGGGCACCACGAGGTTCGCGACGGCGCCCGTGTTCCGCGCGAGCATGCGGACCTCGCTCTGTGCGGCGTGGTAGACGGGGTTCCGTTCTCTCGTCCCGAAACCGATCCGGAGGAACCGGTGGGTGAGATCGTAGGTTCCGCCCGTGTTTTTCACGTAGCCGAGGGTACAGAGCGTCGAGAGGTGGTTGTGAACCGCGCTCTTCGAGACGTCGAGCGCGTCGGCCAGTTCGGTGACTCCGCTGCCGTCGCGGTCGTACAGCTCTTCGACGATCCGGAGGGACGTCGCGGTCGCCTGAACGGCGATGGTGTCCGTGTTCCCCATCGTTTCTCAGAGTGGTATGAGCGACAGCCGTATAACGTTTGTTTAGCATGAGAGAACGTCAGCGAGATATGGAGTATAAAAGTAGTTTAATTATATATAAATTAAAGAATTAGTATTTGGAATTTGTTTGAGATGCGCTCTATGCTCTAAAATAGTATATAATAGAGACCTGTTCACTCCAAGGAAACGCTAATAACACGTTTCTGAGCCGATCTTAGGATACCCATACATTAGATTTATATATTTGGGATGAAAGGGACCGATAGTCAGGGACGATCATGACTAACAAACCAGACTACGCGCGATACGGGCGACGCCGACTGATGAAAGGCGCGGGAATCGCGGGAATCGCGGGCCTCGCAGGGTGTATCGGGACCGGGGACCCCGGAGACGGGTCCGACGGCGGCGACGGAAGCGACGGCAGCGATGGAAGCGACGGCAGCGACGGCAGCGACGGCAGCGACGGCAGCGACGGCAGCGAGAGCGGTAACGACATGGCGTCCGAGATCGACGTGTGGGGGTGGGACGTCGCCGCGCGAGCGCTGATGATCACCGCCGAGGAGTACGAGTCAGAGAGCGACGCGACGGTCTCGGTCGAGGAGTTCGGTCGGTCGGCGATGAAAGACCGGCTCCAGACGAACCTCCTCTCCGGCTCCGGCGCGCCCGCGGTCGCCATGCTGGAGTCCGTCGACGGCCCCTCCTTCATCGACACGGGTTCCGTCGCGCCGCTCACCGACGAGATCGAGGAGGCCGGGGTACAGGAGGACTTCGTCTCCGGGAAGTGGGAGGCGCTCACCGTCGACGGCGACATCTACGCGCTCCCGTGGGACACCGGGCCGACGGCGGTCTACTACCGGCGGTCGGTGTACGACGAACACGACATCGACCCGGACGGCATCGAGACGTGGGGGGACTTCGTCGAGGAGGGCCAGAAGCTGCCGGACGACCAGTACATGCTCAACCTCCCCGAGGGAGACCTCTCCGGCGTCTGGCGGTACCAGTTCCGCCAGCTGTCCGGCGAGCCGTTCCTGGAGAGCGGCGAGGTGAACATTCACAACGAGACGTCGCTCCGCGTGGCCCGCAACATCAAGGAGATATACGACGCCGACATCGCCGCCAACATCGAGGGGTGGACGTCCGCCTGGTTCAGCGCCTACGGCGACGCGACGATCGCGTCGCTCCCCTCCGCGGCGTGGATGGAGGGGACGCTGCGCGCGGAGCTCCCCGACACCGCGGGCGACTGGGGCGTCTTCAAGATCCCCGCCTTGGAGTCGGGCGGACCGCGGGCGTCGAACTGGGGCGGCTCCAACCTCATGATCGCGGACCAGGTGTCCGACGCGGCGCAGGCCCGCGGGTGGGACTACATGGAGCACTCGCTGGCGGCCGAGGAGATGCAGCTGGCGATGTACGACGAGTACGGGCTCTTCCCGGCGCTGGAGACCGTCTACGACGACCCCGTGTTCGACGAGGAACTCGACTTCTACGACGGGCAGGCCGCGAGAGCGCTCTTCGCTGAGGTCGCACAGGACGCCCCCGGGTACCGGTTCACCGCCGACACGCCCGAGGTGTCACAGGCCATCGAGACCGAGCTTCAGCGGATGATCAACGGCGAGCAGTCGCCGGAGGAAGCCGTCCAGGCGGCCGCGGAGACCGTCTCCGAGAACACCGATCGGGACCTCGCGTAATCCGGGAGGGACCGATCGCATGGCCACTTCTGACGAGACGGACGACCGCGTCGGACAGACGTATCGCCGCCGCGTCCGCACGAGGGTACGGGACGCCACGAGGCGGTTCAGGCGAGCGGCGCGACCGGGCTGGGACCGGGTTCGCTTCGCCAGACAGGACCTGACCGCAGCGACGCCGACGCTGCCGCGGGTCGCGTACCTGTTCATCGCGCCCTTCTTCATCCTGTTCGGGCTGTTCCTCGCGTTCCCGGTGTTTTACACGCTGTACCTCTCCTTTTTCGAGTATCAGGGCGTCGGTCAGGGGCTGCTGTTCTGGGTCGACCTCGGTCCGCTGTACGTCGAGATTCCGCGGATCGCGCAGCTGGAGTTCGTCGGGGGCGGGAACTACGCCCGCCTGCTCGGCAACGAGCTGTTCTGGCAGTCGATGTTCAACACCTCGTACATCCTCGCCATACAGGTCCCGCTGATGATCGGACTGGCGCTCGCGCTCGCGCTCGCGTTAAACGCGTCGTTCATGCGGTTCAAAGGGGTGTTCCGCACCGCGATCGCGCTGCCCGTCTCGGCGAACCTCGTGGCGTACTCGACGGTGTTCCTGCTGCTTTTCAACGAGCAGTTGGGGTTCCTCAACTTCGTCCTCGCCGGCGTGGGACTCGGGCCGATACCGTGGCTGACCGACGGTTTCTGGGCCCGAAACACGATAATCGCCGCGGTGACGTGGCGCTGGACGGGGTACAACATGATCATCCTACTGGCCGGACTCCAGACGGTCCCGCAGCAGCTGTACGAGGCGGCCGAGATCGACGGGGCAAATCGGTGGGAGAAGTTCCGTTACGTCACGCTCCCGCAGCTCAAGCCGGTGTTGCTGTTCGTCGTCGTGCTGTCGACGATCGGGACGTTCAAACTGTTCGCGGAGCCGTACGTCATCACCGGCGGCGGCCCGACGAACTCGACTATCACCATCGTCCAGTACATCTACCGGCAGGCGTTCGTCAACTTCAACCTCGGCTACGCGAGCGCGCTCACGGTCGTGTTCGTGACGGTCGTCAGCGTCTTTTCGATCCTCCAGATCAAGCTCGGGGGTGAGGACTGATGCGCGACCAACGCCGCAAGGACGCGGTCTGGCGGTTCCTCACGTACGCCTTCGTCATCGCGATGGTCGTGGTGATGATGGTCCCGCTGTACTGGATGTTAGTGGCGGCCACGCTTCCCCAGGAGGAGTTCCTCCAGTTCCCGCCGCGGCTGATACCCGGGACCGCGTTCCTCGACAACTTCGCGGCGCTACAGGAGCGGCTCGACTTCGTCCGGACGATCCGGAACAGCGTCCTCATCGCCGTCGTCTACACGCTGCTGTCGCTGGTGTTGTGTTCGATGGCCGGCTTCGCGTTCGCCAAGTACGAGTTCAAGTTCAAGGAGCCGATCTTCTACGCGATCTTGGCGACGCTCGTGTTGCCGATCCAGCTCCTCGTCATCCCGCTGTTCCTGCTGATGGCGCAGCTGGAGTGGACGAACACGTTCCGGGCTATCATCCTCCCGTGGGCGGCGAACCCCATCGGGATCTTCCTCATGCGACAGAACATGAAATCCATCCCGGACGCGCTGCTGGAGTCCGCTCGGATGGACGGCGCGACGGAGTTCCAGATCTTCTACCGGATCGCGCTCCCGACGATGCGGTCGTCGTTGGCCGCGCTGGCCATCATCCTGTTCCTGTTCCAGTGGGACCTGTTCTTGTACCCGCTCGTGATCCTCGAGTCGGCGGACATGTACACGATCCCCATCGGGCTGGCGCAGCTGACCGGGTTCCAGCGGATCTACTACGACCAGATCATGGTGGCGGCGACGCTCGCGATCGTGCCGATGGTCGTGTTGTTCTTAGTGCTACAGAAACAGTTCGTCAGCGGCATCCTCGCGGGGTCGCTCAAAGAGTAACCAATGTCAGGAATCAACATCACAGAACTGGACAAGGTGTACGACTCCGGAACCGAGAACGTGGTCGCCGTGGAGGGTCTCTCCGTCGAGATCGACCACGGCGAGTTCCTCGTGCTGGTGGGACCGTCCGGCTGCGGGAAGTCGACGACGCTCCGCTGTCTCGCCGGCCTGGAAGACGTGACGGCCGGCTCGATACGGTTCGGTGACGAGGACATCACGGACTACCGGGCCAGCGAGCGCGACGTGGCGATGGTGTTCCAGAACTACGCGCTGTACCCGCACATGACCGTCCGTGGCAACATCGGCTTCGGGCTGAAGCTCTCGACGAAGCTGACGGGCGACGAGATCGAACGGAAGGTCGAAGACGTCGCGGAGATGCTCGGAATCGGCGGGATGCTCGACGAGAAGCCGAAGTCGCTCTCGGGCGGACAACAGCAGCGCGTGGCGCTCGGTCGGGCGATCGTTCGCGACCCGGAGGTGTTCCTGATGGACGAGCCGCTCAGCAACCT
This window harbors:
- a CDS encoding BGTF surface domain-containing protein → MTNDTNYRGKANAVFFAAVMVISMVAVGFAAAPAAADASGLSTGSGDTVFQSSESVTIEGTVDDAADYAVQLTDASGNSKEVNGSLSSGTTSFSETVDLSAGFDGGAAAEGDLTVEADQNISFTTAQTSLALTVDDTGDEAPRKATHYVDSSGNALLEVAFDENIGYSTPISVEAGLEDGTTELFDTSAGDTITVNNNRLVVNTTDEFPTVQNVSIEGGVTDAAGNTLVDDDYSVTYAPSSINTAADAGAEFDSFEGELVALEGDVDDSFDIDGPGVSRTRGTGAASEVYVFDTEDLAFGEYNVTSDEFGNEVVLNVEDLGLNASVDEEEFEADEDVTGTITSDSINRDITVDLLDSDGDSVETIDDVAIDSNGDYDFDFGNDSDTDTYTVEVTDDASGITAESSEFEVIEEQDGEVSFADGTTTVTQGDVAEITVNLDNTQDGYVVVGNAEDDNYQANISVTDGVDDADDADGEVTIRFNTYQAGETGVTIVEAVSDDDDATLQNQGDDIQDNLDGLLDTGEYEVIVAANEDNAVDAFENEDDVAGLLIEERTPAEMVLWRTSPAAQEDLSDALDDDDVDAVEAVNDAVENGAVTQTDSIALDTDGDSSDVLVHQVTADGLEGVLADVSADDDSATTQLYNLLSTSNNNGLSSTTNDDNASSLVLTEEDPGRNADPKTVDVGAELTQDQFEDAFTVVYDESTSNYYILLDSDDVSAFADGDEFTVELTVQDQRLLRGTSDAFADSAELEDAYETANGTFDVAQAEAEFDTNSDDIIEAAAENGSTVTGTANVAPTSEFSVRLRSTDDTTPRFTLTAEDVSVAEDGTFEANFDLSAQAADDTFEASFRQAAFDDQDAVDGVVVESVDDSTATFEVSELEPAEATATAGDSVTVSATIENTGDAEGTQTVALTLDGDELDTTEVTLASGDTQTVEFTADTSGLDAGDYTHGVATDDGEATGTLTIEAADGSDGDDGSDGDDGSDGDDGSDGDDGSDGDDGSDGDDGSDGSDGGDDSTDDGTPGFGALVALVALIAAALLATRRND
- a CDS encoding carbohydrate ABC transporter permease; amino-acid sequence: MATSDETDDRVGQTYRRRVRTRVRDATRRFRRAARPGWDRVRFARQDLTAATPTLPRVAYLFIAPFFILFGLFLAFPVFYTLYLSFFEYQGVGQGLLFWVDLGPLYVEIPRIAQLEFVGGGNYARLLGNELFWQSMFNTSYILAIQVPLMIGLALALALALNASFMRFKGVFRTAIALPVSANLVAYSTVFLLLFNEQLGFLNFVLAGVGLGPIPWLTDGFWARNTIIAAVTWRWTGYNMIILLAGLQTVPQQLYEAAEIDGANRWEKFRYVTLPQLKPVLLFVVVLSTIGTFKLFAEPYVITGGGPTNSTITIVQYIYRQAFVNFNLGYASALTVVFVTVVSVFSILQIKLGGED
- a CDS encoding extracellular solute-binding protein gives rise to the protein MKGAGIAGIAGLAGCIGTGDPGDGSDGGDGSDGSDGSDGSDGSDGSDGSDGSESGNDMASEIDVWGWDVAARALMITAEEYESESDATVSVEEFGRSAMKDRLQTNLLSGSGAPAVAMLESVDGPSFIDTGSVAPLTDEIEEAGVQEDFVSGKWEALTVDGDIYALPWDTGPTAVYYRRSVYDEHDIDPDGIETWGDFVEEGQKLPDDQYMLNLPEGDLSGVWRYQFRQLSGEPFLESGEVNIHNETSLRVARNIKEIYDADIAANIEGWTSAWFSAYGDATIASLPSAAWMEGTLRAELPDTAGDWGVFKIPALESGGPRASNWGGSNLMIADQVSDAAQARGWDYMEHSLAAEEMQLAMYDEYGLFPALETVYDDPVFDEELDFYDGQAARALFAEVAQDAPGYRFTADTPEVSQAIETELQRMINGEQSPEEAVQAAAETVSENTDRDLA
- a CDS encoding homing endonuclease associated repeat-containing protein, with the protein product MRRFGSRADALAAAALDAPDQNKTTDAERIADPRRSRDEFGERPTSTDVAREGEYGLATYQRRFGSRGEAEE
- a CDS encoding bifunctional 4-hydroxy-2-oxoglutarate aldolase/2-dehydro-3-deoxy-phosphogluconate aldolase; translated protein: MRTDRFDRITDGGVIAILRGVARDDAVAVADAVVDAGVTALEVTADTPNAMSSIEAISDRVDDALVGAGTVLDAETARAAQLAGAEFLVTPTVNPDVIRTANRYGTPVVVGAYTPTEALEAYQAGADAVKIFPAKTGGPDHVAAIGGPLPQIPLVPTGGVGPSNAADYVRAGAVAVGVGSSIVDTEAVSDGAFDAIEANARAVVEAVSAARD
- a CDS encoding carbohydrate ABC transporter permease — its product is MRDQRRKDAVWRFLTYAFVIAMVVVMMVPLYWMLVAATLPQEEFLQFPPRLIPGTAFLDNFAALQERLDFVRTIRNSVLIAVVYTLLSLVLCSMAGFAFAKYEFKFKEPIFYAILATLVLPIQLLVIPLFLLMAQLEWTNTFRAIILPWAANPIGIFLMRQNMKSIPDALLESARMDGATEFQIFYRIALPTMRSSLAALAIILFLFQWDLFLYPLVILESADMYTIPIGLAQLTGFQRIYYDQIMVAATLAIVPMVVLFLVLQKQFVSGILAGSLKE
- a CDS encoding serine/threonine-protein kinase RIO2 codes for the protein MVRNVAGDMAELDPEDFYLLSGVEQGMRFSEWVRRDKLPDYADLTREEVDYRIDRCLDRELIERKTIQYEGYQLTFEGYDALALRTFAERETIDGVGSPLGLGKEGDVYEAQSFRPLALKYHREGYTNFREVNREREYTADRDHVSWLYTARKAAEREYEAMEELYPDVSVPRPVDHNRHAIVMAKFAGVELSRATLDPEQAVGVLDLICRELATTHELGWVHADISEHNVAVAESGITIFDWPQAVPTDHENAREFLERDVENLLRYFARKYPHEVPRDADTDGIAAAIADGSFETVRAFGAE
- a CDS encoding IclR family transcriptional regulator; the encoded protein is MGNTDTIAVQATATSLRIVEELYDRDGSGVTELADALDVSKSAVHNHLSTLCTLGYVKNTGGTYDLTHRFLRIGFGTRERNPVYHAAQSEVRMLARNTGAVANLVVPEDAEAVYLHRIGARDHPVPVGDGVRLHAAAAGKAILAFRPRERVDEYVSRHGLDRKTERTVTDPATLRSELRSIRDRNIAFDRGEIDENWQCVASPIVVDGDPVGAVSVSGPSDEMQGKRLEEDTAGLVSSAAKTIELELL